The following proteins are co-located in the Phragmites australis chromosome 10, lpPhrAust1.1, whole genome shotgun sequence genome:
- the LOC133883611 gene encoding RING-H2 finger protein ATL74-like: MLEVSHMSNCSNITTAAAPEAPSSPLDYDVVVILAAMLCALVCALGLNTMLQCVVRCTRRAVADPVGWVAHRRANVGLKREDVVALPVATYVASPSPARQQQQQQASGAGCAICLSDFSDGERIRVLPVCGHQFHVVCIDRWLVSHCSCPTCRRRLSSVSVGDGHHHLQILTVA, encoded by the coding sequence ATGCTGGAGGTGTCCCACATGTCTAACTGCAGCAACATCACGACCGCGGCCGCGCCCGAGGCGCCGTCGTCGCCGCTGGACTACGACGTGGTGGTGATCCTGGCGGCGATGCTTTGCGCGCTGGTGTGCGCGCTCGGGCTCAACACGATGCTCCAGTGCGTGGTGCGGTGCACCCGCCGCGCGGTGGCCGACCCCGTGGGCTGGGTCGCGCACCGCCGCGCCAACGTGGGGCTCAAGCGCGAGGACGTCGTCGCGCTGCCCGTGGCCACGTACGTCGCGTCGCCCTCTCCggcgcggcagcagcagcagcagcaggcgtCCGGCGCCGGGTGCGCCATCTGCTTGTCGGATTTCTCCGACGGGGAGAGGATCCGGGTGCTCCCCGTGTGTGGGCACCAGTTCCACGTTGTGTGCATCGACAGGTGGCTCGTGTCGCACTGCTCCTGCCCGACGTGCCGGCGCCGCCTCTCCTCCGTGTCCGTCGGAGACGGTCACCACCACCTGCAAATTTTGACTGTTGCATGA
- the LOC133883218 gene encoding uncharacterized protein LOC133883218 encodes MSMAMSDTGSSFAQWAGLYHHEPSLGQSTGYADGVTADANIAPAAATSPTSAGSGGSPTKAGQQPGVEGPRIGKPARRRPRASRRAPVTLLNTDTSNFRAMVQQFTGIPAPPAGTFAGAPGGVPIINFANDYGFPPVMSFDQLHRSHTPPTPLQDQLRRQQQQQYTGAAFSYNNLLQGGGSGDVFAHGLASAEDRMLLQSMQAAQMTHMPPAPASNNSANGFFA; translated from the coding sequence ATGTCCATGGCGATGAGTGACACCGGCTCGAGCTTCGCGCAATGGGCCGGGCTCTACCACCACGAGCCCAGCCTGGGGCAGTCCACCGGCTACGCGGACGGCGTCACGGCCGACGCTAACATTGCCCCTGCCGCCGCGACGAGCCCGACGTCGGCCGGGTCTGGCGGCAGCCCGACCAAGGCCGGCCAGCAGCCCGGAGTAGAGGGGCCCCGGATCGGCAagccggcgcggcggcggccccgagcgtCGCGGCGCGCGCCGGTGACGCTGCTCAACACGGACACCTCCAACTTCCGCGCCATGGTGCAGCAGTTCACCGGCATCCCCGcgcccccggccggcacgttcgcgggggcgccaggcggcgtgCCGATCATCAACTTCGCCAACGACTATGGCTTCCCGCCAGTCATGTCCTTCGACCAACTACATAGGAGTCATACTCCTCCGACGCCGCTCCAGGACCAGCTCCGCaggcaacagcagcagcagtacacCGGCGCGGCATTCAGTTACAACAACCTGCTGCAAGGCGGCGGAAGCGGCGACGTGTTCGCGCACGGGCTCGCGTCGGCGGAGGACAGGATGCTCCTGCAGAGCATGCAGGCGGCTCAGATGACGCACATGCCGCCGGCGCCCGCTTCTAACAACAGCGCCAATGGGTTCTTTGCTTGA